A window of Malania oleifera isolate guangnan ecotype guangnan chromosome 2, ASM2987363v1, whole genome shotgun sequence genomic DNA:
ATGCTTGAGGTCACTCGCCGACTCGAAAGATTCTCAGGAGTGGATATTACTGGTTGACCATGGAGAGGGACTGCCTAGAGTATGCTCGGAAATGCCACAAGTGTCAGATTTACGGAGATCGCATACAAATTTCGCCAGCTCAGCTACAAGTCTTATCTGCACCATGGCCTTTTTCAGCATGAGGCATGGATGTGATTAGGCTAATTACCCCAAAAGCCAGCAATGGGCACCAGTTCATCTTCGTGGCCATTGATTACTTCACGAAGTGGGTAGAAGCGGCGTCAGACTCATTATGCTTCCCTAATACACAACCCATAGAGTcatttgaaacaatatatataaaaatatcaacCACAaaataaggtttcaaaaattttcaacagtataatcaaatatctcaaaaaatattttcagaaaatcaagcataagagatatttagaacacaagcttgtcaaaaattattttcttcaaagaaaacacaagacaagctcaagagtctttgcaataaaaatgcaaagactcacaagctaataaaagtttccccacaaaaaagaatttatgaattaaatctataGGAAAAAACTTTTCTGCTTAACTTTCAATAAAATTAGCAAAtaatcacaacaatgagagtataagcttataATGTATAATCTCTAGAAACACTCCCAAAGAATATCTTGATTTAGGAATGGGTGAGAGTAGGTTTTTGAAGCTTGTATGAGAGAAATaggttttttaaatttcaaagaatattttgctaatgatgtttgctaatgattgttaatcaaataaaatgagggagtatatatagacactccaaaaaatataaccgttcgggactcatttggtatttttgaaaaattttaagtatggttaataaaaaaataaaccttgttttacctcggtaaaaattgggcaacgcgagagtttcggtcgaccatattcaaggttcaatcgaccatatTGCTGAATTCAGTTGACCgtattaaggcaattttgaactgttCAAGGTTCAGTCGGCTACTTATACAATTTGGTCGATCGTGGCCAAATAGAACTaaagatttggtcgaccgagtgtaCGGAGTGTCAGACACGTGgcaattcggtcgaccgtggaaggcACATTCATTTTAGAACAGTCGagcatgaagtcaacatgttgacttctagtCAATTCGGTCGATTGAGGCTTTAGTACTGcttagggttcggttgaccgagggaAGGTCAAAGTTTGACTCTATGTGTGAacaatgtttcggtcgaccgtggtaaTATTATACACAAGCGGCCGATCGACTGAGGACAATTTAACTTACAATTTTGCCCTCAATTTGACCCTAAAAATTCAACGTTGGTCGACTAAAGTCTGGTTTGGTTTCCTACAatcagtctatggtcatgttgagcttttatccctatcatgcatgtgatgcaaatattacagaccataattattacagacgtaacaaattatgaaacaaaaatgcatttacaattaaaacaaatatcttctccttcttcttttgctcctctgaTTTGTCATGGAATACGCTggataatatgatctttatgttcctcttggtttccatctcttccttatgtgtgcgctTAAATATTAAGCTTACTTAaccactaaatacacacataagcaacatttgatttgtcattataaaaatcaaggatcggactcaaaaagtcgaCAAGAACCTTCCCAGAAATTGGCGTGTCACTCACATAAAATAACAGAATAATTTtccacttgcatcctatctccCTCTCCTCCTCTGAGACCTCCACCAAGCCCCACGTCCAATTCTTATACAGTAACTTCATCTCCTCCACTATGACACctatccacctacccttctcctCCCTATGCACTGCCTcctaaaaggtagtaggatctttcctggtagtaatgaatgcataagaccTCAGATGATCAAATTTATACTTGGGTGGTGACCTGATAGTGCATCTAAGCCCATTGTGATCTTGTTGGTATCCCGAGCTTGAACTCCTTGCATTATGACCAATGTCATATCTGCCTTGAGTCTGTAACTCCgcctgcatcacaatctcctttctgctctattttatactgtgatattgcaAGTCTCCTAAGTAAGAACTCCCTGCACCTTTGCCCTGAGCTTTCAACTCCACCTGCTCAACATGCTCATTGCCATTGTAGCTTTCTGGTacctatttctcttcatctacctaagAATGCGGCACCATGACTTTGGcacctaaaaccatgtctccaccaatcacCACCCTGTTTGCCTTTGGATTACATAGCTTGAACCCATCTCTCTTATACTTTAGAAAGATATACAGTCTAGACATTACACCAAattagatcccacctcactagaaacgtacATGGATagacctccaaactctctcaaaccaTAGAAGTCTACCGCATAACCTGTCTAAGATTCttctgcaactctcccatctagtgatacccttggtCATCAATTAATTGAAAAACCCACTATAGTCACTAACTataccaagaagttccttgcaagcctcACCATGCCATGTttgcaaaactccttgaacaccagcgTACTCAACTCTAATATCTAACTTGAGGAACTCTCTCCTAGTatggtactccacctcaaccacaagtttaacatggcaaacatctccaacttATGCCGCATGAGGTACCCCCACACCTTTCGTGCAAACTCACAAAGTAACCATGTCCAACCTATGATGCTGCCCTCACTGGTCCTCAAACATCcaaaacaatgtagttaagaataccctcattttgtgtgtggttgtgTTCCATAAAACGTTTTTGTTTGACTTAGAACTTtgagctgcaactccacctacaactatgttACCCAGCAGTGCAAAGAGATTCTCTACTAACCTCTGTCCCTTTATCACCATTAAGACAcatttacacaccttcattatctCACCTCTTACCTTCATATTTGTAACTATACTCATTATAATCCAAGGTGCCCAATGATGCGAATCTCAagcgacacgcgttgagacccaacaaccaatattggaatgcttgcccaagaaagctaaaaattcagatttttggatagatatgaatggtagatctcgacccgttgtttacaacaaacaagaactttggtatatacgacctcaacccattgtttagtgcgaaacacgaaccttggtataaggaagacgccacaaacggtggtggaaagccgtttgataagtcattggtgaactccacgggaaatcccgataagttcgaaaagttcttcaaaagaaccaagaagaaacaaagcctcaaagccttacatttttattccattcttttccttcttacaatgatgagatatatatagctagtatgggagacaaggacattaaacacttaacaattcccacacaaacatgggagacaagaacattaaacacttaacaattcccatacaaacatgagagacaaggacattaaatataccaacttactagacacattaataactctcacaacttactaaaaacctatgcaagccaagttgccttgcaatacaccattaagtcaaatcccatatttgaattagcacacaattattaataaggagattaaagcCATTAAGGAGGATTAGCTCAATtacaaacttgaattaagtttagtaagtcttcatctttctttgggccatgcttggagtgccccatttttgagtaagcccaaatatcttgaatcagcccgtgaagtatttctttgttcttcttggatctcgctctgttgataggcccaactgaaacatataatggatccttccatggtgcttattgattctcatcattcccccactcttcaaaaggattcgacctcgaatccattccatgtaatattaaaccaataagacaagaaaatattgtagaaacaacgaatcaaaggagtaggaaaaaaaaaaaaaatctttttgctttcttttctttttgactgtctcctttttttttttttttcttttctgacgtatcttttttttttttttccaacttaCTACAcatcacaaaacaagaacaatgaaacaaaacataagataaaagatagtaaacctgattttagagcctaagctctgataccaaatgatgcaaacctcaatcgacacgcgttgagacccaacaaccaatattggaatgcttgcccaagaaagctaaaattcagatttttggatagatatgaatggtagacctcgacccgttgtttacgacaaacaagaactttggtatatacgacctcaacccgttgtttaatGCGAAACAcaaaccttggtataaggaagacgccacaaacggtggtggaaagccgtttgataagtcattggtgaacgccacgggaaatcccaaaaagttcgaaaagttcttcaaaagaaccaagaagaaacaaagcctcaatgcctcacatttttattccattcttttccttcttacaatggtgagatatatatagctagtatgggagacaaggacattaaacacttaacaattcccacacaaacatgggagacaagaacattaaatacgtaacaattcccatacaaacatgggagacaaggacattaaatataccaacttactagacacattaatgactctcacaacttactaaaaacctatgcaagccaagttgccttgcaatacaccattaagtcaaatcccatatttgaattggcacacaattattaataaggagattaaagcCAGTAAGGAGGATTAGCTCAATtacaaacttgaattaagtttagtaagtcttcatctttctttgggccatgcttggagtgccccatttttgaataagcctaaatatcttgaatcagcccgtgaagtatatctttgatcttcttggatctcgctctgatgataggcccaactgaaacatataatggatccttccatggtgcttattgattctcatcattcccccactcttcaaaaggattcgacctcgaatccattccatgtaatattaaaccaataagacaagaaaatattgtagaaacaacgaatcaaaggagtaggaaaaaaaaaaaaaatctttttgctttcttttctttttgactgtctcctttttttttttttttttttttcttttctgacgtatctttttttttttttccaacttgcTACAcatcacaaaacaagaacaatgaaacaaaacataagataaaagatagtaaacctgattttagagcctaagctctgataccaaatgatgcaaacctcaatcgacacgcgttgagacccaacaaccaatattggaatgcttgcccaagaaagctaaaattcagatttttggatagatatgaatggtagacctcgacccgttgtttacgacaaacaagaactttggtatatacgacctcaacccgttgtttagtgcgaaacacaaaccttggtataaggaagacgctacaaacggtggtggaaagccgtttgataagtcattggtgaacgccatgggaaatcccgataagttcgaaaagttcttcaaaagaaccaagaagaaacaaagcctcaaagccttacatttttattccattcttttccttcttacaatgatgagatatatatagctagtatgggagacaaggacattaaacacttaacaattcccacacaaacatgggagacaagaacattaaacacttaacaattcccatacaaacatgagagacaaggacattaaatataccaacttactagacacattaataactctcacaacttactaaaaacctatgcaagccaagttgccttgcaatacaccattaagtcaaatcccatatttgaattagcacacaattattaataaggagattaaagcCATTAAGGAGGATTAGCTCAATtacaaacttgaattaagtttagtaagtcttcatctttctttgggccatgcttggagtgccccatttttgaataagcccaaatatcttgaatcagctcgtgaagtatttctttgatcttcttggatctcgctctgatgataggcccaactgaaacatataatggatccttccatggtgcttattgattctcatcattcccccactcttcaaaaggattcgacctcgaatccattccatgtaatattaaaccaataagacaagaaaatattgtagaaacaacgaatcaaaggagtaggaaaaaaaaaaaaatctttttgctttcttttctttttgactgtctcctttttttctttttttctttactgacgtatctttttttttttttttttccaacttgctacacgtcacaaaacaagaacaatgaaacaaaacataagataaaagatagtaaacctgattttagagcctaagctctgataccaaatgatgcgaacctcaatcgacacgcgttgagacccaacaaccaatattggaatgcttgcccaagaaagctaaaattcagatttttggatagatatgaatggtagacctcgacccgttgtttacgacaaacaagaactttggtatatacgacctcaacccgttgtttagtgcgaaacacaaaccttggtataaggaagacgccacaaacggtggtggaaagccgtttgataagtcattggtgaacgccacgggaaatcccgataagttcgaaaagttcttcaaaagaaccaagaagaaacaaagcctcaaagcctcacatttttatttccattcttttccttcttacaatggtgagatatatatagctagtatgggagacaaggacattaaacacttaacaattcccacacaaacatgggagacaagaacattaaacacttagcaattcccatacaaacatgggagacaaggacattaaatataccaacttactagacacattaataactctcacaacttactaaaaacctatgcaagccaagttgccttgcaatacaccattaagtcaaatcccatatttgaattagcacacaattattaataaggagattaaagcCATTAAGGAggattagctccatcacaaacttgaattaagtttagtaagtcttcatctttctttgggccatgcttggagtgccccatttttgaataagcccaaatatcttgaatcagcccgtgaagtatttctttgatcttctttgATCTCGttctgatgataggcccaactgaaacatataatggatccttccatggtgcttattgattctcatcattggGTACATGTCTTACACTATATAACCTCCTTACCATATCATCATACATCTTTATTCTGATATTCCCCATTTTGATAACATTGCATACCACATCGTTTCTCATCAGAACAGAACCAGAACTCACCAATATGTTAGTGGTGAACTAGGCTTTGTTGagcgtcatgtgaaaagaacatctcgAGTCTAGGATCTGAGAATTCATGAGGCATTTTAAACCcaatgaaatagaaagcatatcacaAACATTGCTCCTTAAATCTCTTTCTTTCACTACGTTCGCAGATTTAGATGAACCCTATTGAGTTTTTGCATTCTCCTTCTGACTGCtactgagttttattaccactcaatTTATTCCTAAACTTGCATttcccacgatcctgattaccttttaccacgagcccttcaccataTGAACCCTCTTGCTAGCCTTCTTCCTTTAATAGAACCCCGTCAATGCACTCATGATCTCCTATATGTCAAGGGTTTCTTTCCTTGAAGTCAGCAtcgtaaccaaattctcatacgtAGGtgatgtaggtagggaattcaacatCATCAACGCTTTTtcttcttcctcaaacttcacatcaactcgcctcaaatcactaatgatatgattgaatgtgttgatgtgctgagttaAGTCCGAACCctttgccatcttaagccaatatagtttttgcttaagatacaacttgtttgtcaatgacttggacatgtaccgacgCTCCAGTTTTAGCCAAACCGCTGtcggcgattcctcatccataacgtgatacaacacgtcatcggtCAGACATAACCTAATAGTGGACACAACtttcgcttccaactccttccaacttgcggTGTCTATGCTTTCCGGCTTCTTTTCATATAGAGTCTTCACCAAACCTTGCTACACTAGAAAGTCCTTAACCCTCTTCGTCTAAAGCTTGAAATTTCccattccatcgaacttaccaaCATCGAACCTCGTAGAAGAAATACCAGCCAGTGCgaaccaatagctttgataccaattgttgaaaattggcgctctaataccaattgttgattcgAATGCGTAGCGGAAACACACATAACTCGAATatggaacaagtaatgcaagcactcagtgatgaatatatggaaattaacaatcaagaaaaatgaataaaggaaagcaataagaATTCACGACACAATAAATTACGTGGTTTTacaatttgcctacatccacgggagcaagcggttgattttcactatcacaatgaagcttacatcaaccttatcaaactagggttacaaaatatgattaaataataatCTTATGCATACAAAAGACTTCTACTATGATTAAAACACTTTTGTAGCAATTCCCACGgaggaaaattcttcaaaatcTCTCAATCTATCGATCTCCGATATGATATTCTGTGATGTGTGTGAGCGCTGTCCATGGTTTAGATCAAACTGTTGATAGTTTGAAGCTGTGAAAAATTCCTTGCATTCTGCCTAAAATCATCGGCGGTTAactcaaaccgtcgacgattagCCCTCAAACTGTTGAGTAAATTGGCGACGGTTGCCTTCCTGCAAACTTTTCTCTTGTTCCTCGCTTCATGATGCTTTCCTGATGCTtgtgttccactcaaaatatgatcCACAAACCCAACAATTTCAATAATGTATGTGGTTGTCATGATTTAACTAGTTAAGGAAATGTATTTGATTTCTTATCTTATATAAGATTGGATTGAATGTTTAAGAATCATAATATGTAATTAATGAATTCAACAATGAATCTCTGAAGAACATGTTGTTGTTCTTCATGTGGTTCTTGGGGTGAGAGAAGCCTTGTAACATTGACAGGTTGCTCGTTGATTGTAAGGTGGAACAGTATTTAATGACTTGGTAAATAAACTCATCAAACAAACCATGTTGATTATGAAATTGTATTATGTCACATGAATGTAATTGTGtgtatatcaacttaagattgaACATGGTGATATGCGTTGTATGCTTTATGTGATAAAACTATATTTTCCAATTTCATAAAACTAAATTAATGATCCAACGACAGATCCCCAAGGAACATGTTGTAGTTCTTCATGCGGTTCTTGAGGTGAGGGAAGCCTTACAACACTGATAGGTTGCCCGATGGTTATGAGGTGGAATAATATTTAAAAGAAAGGTAACCTAAATAAATACAGATTCAAAAACCGATCTTGATTAATGTTTGAACATCTCAAATTTATCACAGTACCATTTGAAAATGATGGGTGTGTACTGTGTAGGGGGTGTCTAATACTTTCCCCTTATATAATTGAACTCCCAAACGTGGTTTTGGAACAAAGGCTAGAAACTATTGATTCCTTGGACCCTATGGTTAGGTAGAGACAAATTAATCAATAGTAATTATGTCAACTTAGCCATACTTAGGTAAAAAGGGTAAGTGGCGACTCCATGAATCTTAGAGTGCAAGATAAAGGATATATACCATATTCTTTGGGTAGCCATCCTTGTTGAGGCGTCAAATTTTGGTCCCACAACAATAAGTTCCAATGAGGCATGTGGCAAGCTTAAAATCTCTAGCCCATTGTGTGcgaacaattcaaaattttgaataatagtTGGATAAGTTGATAGCCTTTAGAAGCTGATCGACTGTCTATGGGTGGCACCAACGATTATATTTGGAGAGAAGGCCAATCGACCAACTAGTGAAAaattgtgcttttttttttttctatcttcaTTTGAATTAAAAGTTGTTTGGTCAAAAAATATCTTTGACATCTACACTTATGCCTATATATAAACGAAAGTATCAATTATAAACATATGTACACTAATTTCACCAATATCAAAATATAAATGATTTGACACAAATTACATTTAGAAgtggattttaaaacttattaAAATCAACCTCGTGCTCCTCAACTAGtcacaaaaaaaattaatacaattgTTAATGATTaccaaatttattttcatttattaataaaaattatgaaaaatcttAAATCAATTATTATATTGCTAATTTAAGAAATAAATTACAAATTATAAAAAGATTTTATGAGACAATTTTACTATAGAAGCATAGAGCATAAACTAACTCATGAAAAATAATTGACTGTAATACATGAATATTTTACTTTTAGTGTTAAATGGCTAAATGATAGTGTTGAAAACTTGACTTTATAATATCCCCATATTATACTCAAACTTTGATTTAAATTATGCAATTAATATTAAttcttatgaattttaaaaaattatgaaatgtctATTTTTAAAGGGGCCTGGGGCCACTTCTGAACCGCAATGGTCCAAATCCATCTTCTGGATTTAAACTGGGAAGTGCAATGTTTATTCCCAAACGGAGATGTAACAAAATGAAATACTGAGAAATGTAGGTTAAAAATGCGGGCGGGCACTGTTGCTTCCTGGCCTGTTTGCTGTTACCCAAGTTCTAGCCGTCATCGTTCTAATCTGTCTTACAAGAGAACCATCATTCCTCTCTCGGCTTTCAAGATTCAAACCCAATGCAGAAACAGCTGTTACGTCACTCACACGACGGCAAATAGTTGCAGCAAGGAgcaaggaaagaagaaaaagaagaagaatgatTCACATCCATGTCACAAACACGTATTCTTAGAAGAACTGTACCCCTCTATTGGCGATAGCAGCCAAACAAGAAGTACCCAGGAGAAAGAAAgcgtaaaagaagaagaagaagcagagaaCAAGGTCCAGAACCGTGAGGTTATTTGCACAAACATGTGGTGGGCAGACTTGAGAGCAGCGTTGGGTCAGAGATTTAATTTGGAGGGAATCGTTTGTTCGGTGGGGGTGGTTGCGAGGCATCGGCATTTGGCGGTTCCCCACGTGACCGTGCCTGATATAAGGTACATTGATTGGGTTGAGCTTCGAAGAAGGGGTTTCAGGGGTGTTGTTTTTGACAAGGACAACACTATTACTGCGCCTTACGCTTTGACATTGTGGGGGCCTCTCGAATCTTCGATAGAGCAATGCAAGTCGGTGTTTGGAAATGATATCGCAGTGTTTAGTAACTCAGCAGGTAATTGCAGTCTGAcccatttgaaaattttcttgtttTTGTTGATGCTGCGTTGTGATGTTGTTTCTTCAACTTGATGATTTATCTTTACGGTTTTATGAATCAGGGCTTCACGAGTATGATCCTGATGGCCGTAAAGCTGGAGCTCTGGAGAGGGCAATCGGAATTAAAGTAATAAGGCATAGTATGtgtgtttctttttctttatatgCAAATTAGGATCTGTTATTTTGAAAATCTGCAATTTATATATGTTCTGAATCAAATGGATGCTAGTTATAGTTCATGAGTGAATTGGACCTATTGCTTCATCTCACCTGGAAACCTGTGCTAGAACAGTTCAGGCTGTTATGTTTGTGGCATTTTTTTTAGTTTATCCTGCGTTTATTGTGTATATCTGTTTGTTAAATCGTAGGGGTGAAGAAGCCATCTGGAACAGCTGAAGAAATTGAGAAACACTTTGGTTGTGCATCGTCACTACTTATCATGGTATATATGACTAATAGAATGCTTAATGATCTTTTCAGATTTTGGTTTTGCATTATGAAAGGAAGAGCATAGTTATGTCTGCTGCAGGTTGGTGATCGGCACTTCACTGACATTGTTTATGGGAACCGAAATGGCTTTCTCACCATCTTGACTAAACCATTGAGCCTTGCAGAGGAGCCTTTCATTGTTAAGCAGGTTTGTTTTCCTTCGTTTAATCTCTTCTTTTTGGCAGCCTGAGGAATGTCCCAATGAAAAAGAAAGGGATAATATACATTTTTAAATATATGATATGAAGGTTGGAAGAATTGTAACTATAATAAATTAGTAATGGTACATTACACTGGAGTTTTTGATTCAGTTAGGTtgctttttaaaataaaatactacAATAGGATTGTTTAAAAGCTTCTTACTGTAGTAGCTGTGTTGAACAAAATCGCATCTTGATAATGCGATTTCAAATTTTGAGACATCTGGGATCGGATCTTTAAGACAACCACAGCCACATGAAATCACgtcttcacttttttttttttttaattattatcttTTTGAGTTTGCTGGCTTGCTCTTGGGTTGTCTCTTTTGCTTGTTGCGATGGATTGCT
This region includes:
- the LOC131149392 gene encoding phosphatidylglycerophosphate phosphatase 1, chloroplastic/mitochondrial isoform X7, whose translation is MRAGTVASWPVCCYPSSSRHRSNLSYKRTIIPLSAFKIQTQCRNSCYVTHTTANSCSKEQGKKKKKKNDSHPCHKHVFLEELYPSIGDSSQTRSTQEKESVKEEEEAENKVQNREVICTNMWWADLRAALGQRFNLEGIVCSVGVVARHRHLAVPHVTVPDIRYIDWVELRRRGFRGVVFDKDNTITAPYALTLWGPLESSIEQCKSVFGNDIAVFSNSAGLHEYDPDGRKAGALERAIGIKVIRHRVKKPSGTAEEIEKHFGCASSLLIMVGDRHFTDIVYGNRNGFLTILTKPLSLAEEPFIVKQLRKLEVFLVNQWSQRGLKITSHIRLPDALQCVKDPPPLCQ
- the LOC131149392 gene encoding phosphatidylglycerophosphate phosphatase 1, chloroplastic/mitochondrial isoform X1 — encoded protein: MRAGTVASWPVCCYPSSSRHRSNLSYKRTIIPLSAFKIQTQCRNSCYVTHTTANSCSKEQGKKKKKKNDSHPCHKHVFLEELYPSIGDSSQTRSTQEKESVKEEEEAENKVQNREVICTNMWWADLRAALGQRFNLEGIVCSVGVVARHRHLAVPHVTVPDIRYIDWVELRRRGFRGVVFDKDNTITAPYALTLWGPLESSIEQCKSVFGNDIAVFSNSAGLHEYDPDGRKAGALERAIGIKVIRHRVKKPSGTAEEIEKHFGCASSLLIMLCLLQVGDRHFTDIVYGNRNGFLTILTKPLSLAEEPFIVKQLRKLEVFLVNQWSQRGLKITSHIRLPDALQCVKDPPPLKWKGIHDDRLIRVD